From the genome of Actinomycetota bacterium:
CTCTGGGGCCTTGATCCCTTCGGCCTCCAGCTGGCTGGCGGCACGCTTCAGGGCATCTGAAAGCGAAGCCCCTTCAACCGGTTCGGCTGGCTCGGTCTCTTCGTTCCCGGCCTGCTCGATAATCTCATCCAGCACCGCGTCAGATTCCTCATAGGGCACCGGCTCATCACGAGGCGCATCGGATGCCACTTTGGGCTCCTCGGCATCTTGCAACGGGGTCACCAGAGGCTGCGGAGGCACAGGAGCAAGCAGGTGCTCCGCGGGCTCTGCAGGCTCTGCTGCCAAGGGCTCTTCAGGCGCTGCTCCCGGAGCAACAATGAGAACCGGGATGGAGGCATCCAGATAGCAAAGGCAGTAATCGAAATCTTCATGGTGGAATTCGGGCGACGACGACTCTATCGACAACGCCTTAATTGCCTCCTGCTGGGTGTCGTACACGACTCTGGTGACCAAGTCGAGCTCACCATCGTGACGGTTTCGGCGGAGAAGAAAATAGCTCATGACCAAAGAACCTCCATCGGTACGGCAGCAGGAAACATGTTAGCACCAAATCATCGGCCTGAAACCCTCATCGACTTTAGTCTAGCTATGTTGATCTCATCTTTTTCCGGTATTTGGCCTGGCGCCTCAATTATCACGCTAATATCACTCGGCCCCAGCACAGAAAACATCGACTCGAACGCCTCGTATCCTAGATGTCCCTCGCCTATCCACGCATGTCTGTCCCTTTTGGATCCGCGCTCGAACATGCAATCATTGGCGTGTATCACCTTTATGCATCCCGGGCCGCATGTTGTCTCGTACGCGTGAATGTACTCACTCCATGCCTCCGGCGTCGACAGATCAGCGCCATACGCATGAGCATGGCAGGTATCCAGGCAAACGCCGAGCCTTCCAGCGTCCATCTCGGCCGCATGCGAAAACACAGCGCCTATATCCTCGGGACAACACCCGAAACCCGTTCCCGCGCCTGCGGTGTTTTCAAGCAGCAAAACGACTCCCGATGCAGTCGGCCCAGCCATCTCATAGGCCGAGGCGATTCGTTTCGCGACTCTTTGCGCCGCCGCCTGAGTGTCACCCGCCTTATCGTTACCCAAATGCGTAACCACTCCATCCGCCGAGAGAATTGCCCCTCGGACAAGCTCATCGGCGAGCGCCTGCACTGATTTCTCACCAATTTCGGCATCGGTTGTCGCCAGGTTGATCAGGTAAGCCGTGTGAGTGAAAAGGGGAATCCCGCTGTGTCGCTCCCTACGCGCTTCAGCGAACGCCGAGGCAGCAGCACTGTCAAGCCCCGGAGCGCTCCAGCGGCGAGGAGTTTTTGCGAATATCTGCATCGTCTCACAGCCGACATTTTCGGCATACCGCAACGTTTCATCGTACCCACCTGAAACCGAAAGATGCGCTCCTATAAGCATGATCCACTCCATGAGCCGCGTCGAATGATCCAAAAAGCATAGTGAACAACCGGCGATAAGCATAAACTTATTGCTGCTATGGATGCCAAACAAATC
Proteins encoded in this window:
- a CDS encoding deoxyribonuclease IV: MLIGAHLSVSGGYDETLRYAENVGCETMQIFAKTPRRWSAPGLDSAAASAFAEARRERHSGIPLFTHTAYLINLATTDAEIGEKSVQALADELVRGAILSADGVVTHLGNDKAGDTQAAAQRVAKRIASAYEMAGPTASGVVLLLENTAGAGTGFGCCPEDIGAVFSHAAEMDAGRLGVCLDTCHAHAYGADLSTPEAWSEYIHAYETTCGPGCIKVIHANDCMFERGSKRDRHAWIGEGHLGYEAFESMFSVLGPSDISVIIEAPGQIPEKDEINIARLKSMRVSGR